The DNA region CAATCTTGTTCTTACAAGGGATGTCTCactcttttcaaaaagtttagaCAAAGAATATAAGAATTCACTCTCTGGTTTAGAGGAAATGTTACAAACTAAAGCACTAGAAGGTTTCTCAATAATAAGTGTATTtgaccaagttttttttttatcaagaactTAATGGTTGAGAATGATTGTTAACAATATCTTTTTAGaagtttttcatgcattttaaacatgtaaaaatgatgaatatttataggaaaaattcGTATAAATTGTCAGGGGTCATTTCCAAAAGActtgaaaaataactttaacgcttttaaaacaaacttgaagacttaatttaaattaatcgaATGGCCAAATATTCTTGTTGGAAAAACCTTTTAACAATTTAACCTAAGTCTTGAATCTTCTAATTGCTTAACTTGTTCGTGTTCAAGATTTTTCATGTTATTTTGCTTTTGCCTTTCTATCGTTTggtttttggcatcatcaaaacctaccACATTACATAACCACATTTGTCTTATAAATAAAACTCATTTTACGAAAATTAAAAGGTTAATTAGAGAAAAGTTGCTATAGGCAAACAAGAATAGACTATCTTAATAGAAAGTTAATGTAAAAGAATAAGCTGCTATTTATAACAAACAATGTTGTTGCAAGAATTGACCATAAGAAACATCTAACTTCTTCTAGGTAGCAAATCAAACTAATAACAGTACAATTGATATAGATTTACACTTGCTTAAGAACCCTCTGCTAGCAAAACTATCGTGGTCATCTATTAAGCTTATAATGTTGCATAATAAATCTTGAGCATTAACTCCAGCCTCAGTTATTTACATTCACAGGTCATTTAGACCGTTACAACATGCCGTAGCATAACTTGTACTTCCAACATTGATGAAGTTCTTTTATCTTGTTTGGAAGTTCAGTGCCTTGATGCAGAAGGAAAATACAAAGGCAAAAAAGACAGTGAAAGCTACCAAAACTGCAGCAACTGGACCCATGAAGTCGGATTTGAACCCGTAGTGGTCTTCAATATATCCTTTGACAGTGAAATTTTGAGTAGTACTCCCAGGCACAAAAAGTGGGTCCTCTATATCTCTATATTGAGAGACAATTAATCCATACACTGTCCATGCCACTGGACAAATCCAGTAATACCACACCCACCATTTAGGAATTTTCTGAAAAGCCAAAGTTGGTAGAAGAGTTTTTAGTAAGGATTATGTAAGATATGCTTGTTTCAATAAAATTACGAAACTGGAATGGTACTCACCGGTCTTGGGATAAAGAAACCAGAGAAGAGATTAAAGAGTCCATAGAATGCTGCTGCAAAGATTGATGCCACTTGGTGGTTTGGTGTGATGGACACAGTCATCATTCCATAATATGTGAAGtacaagaaagagaagaagctgACAAAGAAGAACCAAAAGAACTTCTCCACTTTCCATTCAAAGCTCACCATTGCATACACTATGAGTGAGTAATAAACAGTTTGGAAAAACACATATGGTATTTCGCAAAAGACCTGCAATTAAAAATGCATTGGCATAAGGATAACGTGACAAGGCAATGGCCTCATAACAAGCAAcgaatactaaaaaataaaattgttcttTGAAGTAAATCAATCCACTTACCTGTGCTAAGGCATAAGGCAAAGGAGCATACATTCCAGCAGCTCTTTCTCGATAGAACACTGTTCTTTCAACGGCTACAATTGGTTGAACAGTTTGACAATTGTTAATCCCAACAAAAATAACAGCAGCATACATTGCTCCTATAATCATTGTCAGATCAGCTGAGCTCTCCCTAAACAAGAATAACAAGAGAGCAATTAgctaaaatttaaaactgaTGATTGAATAGAGTTAGATTTAATCACAGGAAGCAACTCTTACCTGTTTTTGCCAATTCTCCAAAATACTGTCCCTATCATGAGGGCACAAGCCAAGGTGAAAAAATATCTGACGAGATTATAATCTGGACTCCTCCAGTATGTCAGCCACTGCTTCCAAAAACAGGATTTAAATTGCCCCAATGTGGATTGAGAATACTTGGTGGGGAAATACAAATCAGTAGCTCCAGGCGGGGGTGTGCTTAACTCCTTTACAAGAGCTTTGTTTCGCCTGTTTGGAAAGCATACGTGTTAGCTCAAACGAACAAAATCATGCAAACCCATTTAACAATGTAGGCTTTCTAATTGTAAGTTGACTTACTGGAATAAAGATGATGTTTTGTAGTATTCAGCAAAGTCCATTCCAAGACGAACTTCAGCTGCTACAGAACTCACTTCTAGCATCCATGTTGCTGGGTTGTACATCTCTTTAATTTTTGGGACCCCTGGAATTGCCTGTGACCAAGGACATGGGATGAAACTTGATACTAAACCCTATGTTAAAGTAcatgatcaaataaatataatcagTTTGTTGTAATACCTCAAAGTATTCCGTAATCTTGTGGGAATTTCGGCCTAATGGTCCTGAGTAGATCACTTGTCCTCCTCTTTTCATCAACAAAAGCTGGCGAAAAAAGAATATTTCATTAAGCATTAAAGAGGATAGGagatacaaagaaaagaaatacaCAACAAATGGTTTGTAGGTTGGTTGGTACCTCATCAAAGGCTTCAAAGATATCAATGCTAGGCTGGTGAATTGTGCAGACAACTGTTCTTCCAGTGTCCACAGTGTTTCTCACAGTCCTCATAACAATAGCTGCTGCTCTTGCATCAAGACCAGAAGTGGGTTCATCCATGAAAATAATTGAAGGATTAGCAACAAGCTCAACAGCGATGGTCAGCCTCTTTCGTTGTTCGGTTGACAACCCAGTAACTCCTGGAAGCCCCACTATAGCATCCTTGAGATTATCTAACTCTACCAAATCCATCACTTGGTCCACAAATTGctgaaaagataataaaaataattggaatTTGTTAGTTCACCTTTTCTATGAACCCTTATTaagagaagaatcaaaagatatacTAGTGCTGAGTACTAACTATTTTTTCCTCCTTGCTAACTTCTTTTGGTAACCGGAGGAAGGCTGAGTAAAGCAAAGATTCTCTAATAGTAACTTGGGGTGAATGAATATCAGTTTGTTCACAGTAACCAGAGACTCTTGCAAAGGTTTCTTGGTTCTTAGGGAACCCCGAGATTCTAATATCTCCTTCAATGTAGCCACCCGTCTTTCTTCCTGCTAAAACATCCATTAAAGTTGTCTTCCCAGCGCCACTAACTCCCATTAGTGCAGTTAGGACTCCAGGCCTAAAGGAGCTAGTTACTCCCCTAAGCAGTTGTAGCCTATCTTCTGTCACTCCTTGATCTCTCATTTCCTGTGAAAGTTGTCAGAGTTAGAACTTCCTTTGTAGGTATGTCATGGATTGTTAATGATGTAGATTATGAAATTATACTAAACAAGTAATTGGATCCTTACTGCAGGCATGTCGACGTAGTAATTAACAGTGTCAAAGGACATTGCAAGTGGTTGGAAAGGTAAAATCATTCCTTTTTTGGGGGCAACTCCAGTAGCTGAATCGTTTGCCGACTCAACTTTTCTTAATCCACTGGTAGCTTGGCTACCCATTCGCTGCATTGCCACTTCTCCTGGAATGATTCACATAGCACCAACCCACATTACatcaataaacatatttttagtcaaaccatataaaaactaagaaactaacaattaacatttgcttataaaaaaaaatattgtatgctTTAGCACTTACTTGAATTGTTTCCATCAGCAGTAGATAATGATCGAAGCATTGATTCTCTGTTTGATGGGGGCCTTACAAGTCTGGGTTCTTCATTGGTGTCTCCTCCAGACTCCATTTCACTTGCATCTTCCTCAGAAATAATTGCTTGTTTCTTTCCAAGAGCTAATGCACCAAACAAGAATAGAGAAAATTAAGCTTTAGTAAGATAGAAAATGAAAGAAGTCACTTGAAATATTGATCAAGATGCAAGAGCTCTTACGGTTAAGGTACATAAGCGCAAGGGTGAAGAGAACGTTGTACAGAACTGTGAAACCAAGAAGAGCAGCAGCTCCAATCCAGTACCAATCTTTTTTAGCATAAACATCAAAGTTCCTTAGTACTGATAGACCCAATGTGGTATTTTTATCAGAAGAAGTCTGCAGTCAAAGGGCACGGTTCAAGTTAGAAACTAACAAGTTTTTTCCTTAGTGAATTatactcattttcatttttccaatTAAAAGCTTCTGCTATTAATTACCTGTGGATGCATCCACCTTGGAGCTAACATTTCATTCACAGACAAGGCATTAAAGCCGTATGTCAATGGTGACACCCAGTAAGCCCACACCCACCAATCAGGAATTTCACCTATAACCATTGAGCATCTAGGTGAGCACATTCTTTGAACAAATTTAAGTTTGAAGTCAATTTTCCGAATTCTTTTGCTTAAAAAGTTTGGATTTGTCACTCACGTTTTGGAAGGATGAAGCCTCCAAGTAGGAAAACAAGAAGGAGCATGAGGGCTCCTCCAGTGTTAGCTATAATCATTGTCCTGCACACTCCAGAAATGACCCTAAACATCCCAGCTGCCATTTGTTGGATCAGAAACACCAACAACAATTGCTTGAAGAACCTAAAAATTGGAATAGGCAGGAAAAAGGCTCacttaattatcataaatacATCTCATCATAACATGATATTATAGATCGagtcttataaaaagaaacaaacatcattttaaacttgagtCTTATAAATAGGAACAGAGGGAGTATCAATGATATTATATAAGCCATCTCAATTAATGAACTAAACTTGTTAGGTTGGTAGATAGATGTGAGACACATGCAAATGAGTAAAAATGTAGATGCAAAttgtgaaaaaggaaaaagaaaaaagtattggAGTTTACCTGCTGGCATCAGGAGCAAATCCTATGATGTAGTAGGTGACACCAACCCAAACAAGAGACTCAAACACAGAAATGGGAATACGCAACAAGAAATTGGGGAGGGTGTAAGTCCAAGCAGGGTGGAAAAGGTGGTCTCTGTGCTTGTAAAACACGGGAAGCCTTCCAATTGTGAGTGCTAGCTCAGCAAAACCATTGAACATGTTCATGATCATGGTGAACAAAATTGCACCAATGTAGAGTGCAGCATCATCTTCATTTTTCCGGTGCATTTCAGTCCTCAAGAACAGTGT from Glycine soja cultivar W05 chromosome 8, ASM419377v2, whole genome shotgun sequence includes:
- the LOC114422377 gene encoding ABC transporter G family member 36-like, with the translated sequence MDGNNFSRSISRSISRSSWKMEEVFASGRYSRRTSHVDEDEEALKWAAIEKLPTYDRLRTSIIQTFAEGDQAGVHKEIDVRKLDVNDRQQIIDKIFKVAEEDNEKFLKKFRNRIDKVGIRLPTVEVRFQNLTVEADSYVGSRALPTLPNVALNLLESALGIFGISTAKRTKLTILKNTSGIVKPSRMALLLGPPSSGKTTLLLALAGKLDSELRVKGEITYNGHKLNEFEPRKTSAYISQNDVHVGEMTVKETLDFSARCQGVGTRYDLLTELARREKEAGIFPEADVDLFMKATAMEGTESSLITDYTLKILGLDICKDTIVGDEMHRGVSGGQKKRVTTGEMIVGPTKTLFMDEISTGLDSSTTYQIVKCLQQIVHLNEGTILMSLLQPAPETFNLFDDIILISEGQIVYQGPREHIVEFFESCGFRCPERKGTADFLQEVTSRKDQEQYWADKNMPYRYVTVTEFANKFKRFHVGIRLESELSVAFDKSSAHKAALVYSKNSVPTMDLFKACWDKEWLLIKRNSFVYIFKTAQIIFIAFIAATLFLRTEMHRKNEDDAALYIGAILFTMIMNMFNGFAELALTIGRLPVFYKHRDHLFHPAWTYTLPNFLLRIPISVFESLVWVGVTYYIIGFAPDASRFFKQLLLVFLIQQMAAGMFRVISGVCRTMIIANTGGALMLLLVFLLGGFILPKREIPDWWVWAYWVSPLTYGFNALSVNEMLAPRWMHPQTSSDKNTTLGLSVLRNFDVYAKKDWYWIGAAALLGFTVLYNVLFTLALMYLNPLGKKQAIISEEDASEMESGGDTNEEPRLVRPPSNRESMLRSLSTADGNNSREVAMQRMGSQATSGLRKVESANDSATGVAPKKGMILPFQPLAMSFDTVNYYVDMPAEMRDQGVTEDRLQLLRGVTSSFRPGVLTALMGVSGAGKTTLMDVLAGRKTGGYIEGDIRISGFPKNQETFARVSGYCEQTDIHSPQVTIRESLLYSAFLRLPKEVSKEEKIQFVDQVMDLVELDNLKDAIVGLPGVTGLSTEQRKRLTIAVELVANPSIIFMDEPTSGLDARAAAIVMRTVRNTVDTGRTVVCTIHQPSIDIFEAFDELLLMKRGGQVIYSGPLGRNSHKITEYFEAIPGVPKIKEMYNPATWMLEVSSVAAEVRLGMDFAEYYKTSSLFQRNKALVKELSTPPPGATDLYFPTKYSQSTLGQFKSCFWKQWLTYWRSPDYNLVRYFFTLACALMIGTVFWRIGKNRESSADLTMIIGAMYAAVIFVGINNCQTVQPIVAVERTVFYRERAAGMYAPLPYALAQVFCEIPYVFFQTVYYSLIVYAMVSFEWKVEKFFWFFFVSFFSFLYFTYYGMMTVSITPNHQVASIFAAAFYGLFNLFSGFFIPRPKIPKWWVWYYWICPVAWTVYGLIVSQYRDIEDPLFVPGSTTQNFTVKGYIEDHYGFKSDFMGPVAAVLVAFTVFFAFVFSFCIKALNFQTR